AACCACGCCTTTCCCCCTACCTTCTGTGCTGTGACTGTGTATGAGGTCATGCATTCCTTTGCTCCCAGTTTGaccgtgtcacttcctgtccctgGCCCCACTTTGACTGTGAGCTGTGCCATAGGGCGGCGCGGCACATCGGCCAGCAGCTGGCTGCGATCGGAGACCAGCTGAATCGGCAGCTGAGCGACGCCCACCTGGCAGCATGGCTCCCAGGAGATATTGGCAATCTGTTGGCCAGGGGTGCCCCCTACTGGTAAGCCGTATACACCAAGCCAGCCCATCTAGGAACACTTGTAAAATGTGCTTCATTGCTGAAGAGTTGTGTTTCctggtttatttttaatgaaggGTTTTGGTTCAGGAATGTACAGATTTTCCTGAAAAATAAAGCTGATAAGAATTACTGCACTGAAAAATTCTggtttttgtttctgaattttcccaaaatttcataatatatttttatttttcaaacagtTCCATGAAAAAGCTGCTTCAGTCACTGAACTCATGTGGCTGTATTTCAGGGTGTTTCCTGGTGTCTGGCGGGAACTGAACACGGTAACCACAGTGATCCAAGGGTGGCTGACTGAGCTGCTCTGCCGACAGATGACCCAGACAGTTGAGAGATGGAGAATTTGGGTTAGAACCTTCCATTCTTATTCATCCTGGTCACATGCTCCACCTCAGTCATGACCCAGTTCCATATGTGACACTTTTCTAGCACATTGCAAACTCCCTTTAGCAACAATGTTAGTGATGTGTGTCACTCTGTCACCACCCAGGTCAGTGTTCACCCCAGTGGGGGACTGGTGGCCTTGATCCTGCTGGTGACAGCAGCGGCCTGGAGCTACTTCTGAGAGGAGATGCGGAGACACGGAGGAAAGCGGGAAGGGTGGCGAAGGCCGGGCTTTGGCCGCTACGTAAACACCATCACAGGAAAATTAAAAAGAATATATCATAACAAAACCTTTTCAGTAACATAAAATGGAAAGTATTTAACATGAAGTGCTGGTTCACTGAATATACCTGTGACTGGTTCACAGTCTACCTTTATAATGACTGGCTCACATTATGGGGAAAAATTGGggtaaaaacttttttttttctgtggtacATTCTGCTGGGCTTGTTTACAATTCTCTACAGGGAGCTGGTTTTCTCCAGAGTAAGTTTTGTACaaaaattgaaataaataaaactgccccacatatatatataagtgaTGATTCTTGAGTGAGAACAgcgctgtctgatggctgagcTGAGTGGCGGTTCAGAGGCACTATGGGAGATCAGAGATTccgcttcctgcagaaggtgctgCTTCTGTTGCATAATGTATCTGCAGTGGCAACTTTTACACAAATGAGCTCTGTTTAGCTCTAATATTCTGATAACTATTTGTCATGCCTCTTTCCTTTAGTAGCTGTAGAAATTTCTGAAAAATGAGGTCTCTCAGAACACACAAAAATACCATCAAAGCTTTTAATTATCTTAAAAACACACACTAGATGTCTTCATATGAAATCACGCCTCATGTCTCTATGGTTACATCAGTCCTGGGGGGTGACGACGTCAACATGTGTGTAACTCCTGAAGGCCTTCAGGTTGCACCTCTGTAGCGTGGCCCCCAGCTGCCGGCCAGGCCCCACCTCGTAGGTGTGGGGGAAGCCCTTCCCCCGTTCCCTTGCATAGAGCTCCTGCAACGTCTGCTCCCAGCACACGGGCGACACCAGCTGCTTAGCCAGCAGCCTCCGCACGAGGGCCTCGTGTGCGTACCGCTTGCCATCCACATTGGCATGCACGGCCACCTGGGGGCGCCGCACCGTCACATGCCTCAGGACCTCGCGGAGCGCCTCCACCGCTGGCTCCATCAGGGGGCTGTGGAAGGCGCCGCTCACCGGCAGCGGCCGTGCACGCAGGAAGTGCAGGGCCCTCGCGTTCTCCCGCAGGAAGTCcagcgcctgggggggggaccCAGGGGTCATTACACGAATATTTTAAGGTGGAGGGCATAAGAGGGGTTATAGTTCATACAGTGGGGTCAACCTTATCATACCCAATCATATGTTTGAAACTGATGACTGACAGAACAGGGAGCACTTCagaggccaatcagctttcagctgaggcCAGTACCTCAGTGGCCTCGCCCCTAGCTCAACCTGACTGCTAATCTGAGGTGAATGACAGGAGACACTGTGACAAAATAAGCAGGcttatagaaaataaaaatgagctCTTTTTCTTTTCACTGCTAACAAGTAACAACCTGCTGTGCTACTAataacaaaggcaggaactgtCACCTCTTGGTGGCCGGCGATGACCCTGCCATCGGGGAACAGGTAGCTGGCGACAGTGCAGATGGGGTCCTTCACCCCCAGGGCCCGACAGTGCTCCCGTGCCTGCAGACAGGCTGCGCTGTAGCTCGCCTTGGGGAGACCCACCACTGACAGCATACCGCTCCGGGTGCGATCAGAGGCCTCCTGCATGGCTTCAGCTCGCACCTTCACCACATAGAGGGCTGTGGCGGGACATTATTTCACATGGTTTTCATAGATTCCAAAAGCAAAATTCAAATGAACAGCGATGCCCTGAACACATTCACATATCCTACCCTCCTCGAAATCCATGGCACCCGCAAAAACAAGGGCAGCAAATTCGCCCACGCTGAACCCAGCAGCCGCCACGCAGTTCTCAATGGCCTGAAAGCGGATACCGCAGAAGTGACTCGCGTGTTCTCAGGGAAACACTTCAAAAACATTGGTTACTGGACAAACGATTTTGGGGATGTGATTAAAGGGGATTGCTGGGTAGCTGAAATGGTGTGCATTACTTAACAGTAGATACACTGGTTGGGATTTAAATTCGGCCCCAGACTTTCAAAATGCACATTTTACTGTGTAGTAATGGGGGATCCCAAAGTACAGGGCTGAATTTTGATCCTAGTTAAGCCCTGCCAGTGTATCTACTCATGCCCATACCTACCATTCAGGAGACCGAGGTCAAGTCCTACGGTTAGGGTTCAGTTGCCTCCAATAACCACGATCCTGTCTGTGACACACATAGGAAGGGCTAAAACTTCTGACCttggtattttaaaaatcataacTGCAGCCCTGTATCTACTGTTAAGTACTGCATAAACACCACAAACTCATCGGCCCACCGGGAAAATGCACAGTATGTCAGAGAGCCAGTATAGCCCTGTACACTAGTACAGCACAGCTACAATTTGTAATCCAAACAAGTAAATCGATTTATGAataactttggtcagctggctgacgtgagattttcaattcgagacaagcctgcacacacatttacgtGTAACACTTTTATTACCTTGgaaatagtctgcagggtttgcatACTACCTCAGTGCCTAGCGATTAAGCCTAACTAATTTTAGATTTATgatggaataatataaatttgccgtaTGATTTCTAGCGTGAGAGCCTGAAAGTGTCAGTAtaacgccagatgcgtgagagttggcagccccgTACGCGGGATGTTCCATTCGCGTTTGAAATAATCAGAAAGTTAACAGAAGATGGCAATGACAGCACGAAAATATGTGGGATAAAAACATACTTCAGGCTTTTCACAAATCAGTCTCTCCACGGCGGCCAGCGACGTGACGAATACAGCAGGCTGGCAATGGACCGTCTTGTTCAGCTCCTCTTCAGGCCCATTTAGGCACAGTGACAGCAGATCATAGCCCAATATTTTCTGAGCAACATCGAACATTTCTCTTACGTTTCTGTACTTTAAAAGTCCCTGGCCCATCCCCACAAACTGACTACCCTGGCCCGGGAAAAGCAGTACCGAGCACTCGTTCGGTTTCTTCCTCGCTGGTTGCTTCAGATGATCTGACTCATCCTGCATCCATTCCAGGGTTAGAGACGACGATGGAGGACTTGCATTTTGAGAGAAACATCGTGCAGTACTTAACAGTGTCCTTCGCAAAAGGAGAGATGCGATGTCCACTCTGGGAAATATCCTCGTATTCTGGCAGAAAACTTTAAACGACATGTGTACAATCGGACGCTTTAGCATTCGTTGTCCGGATTTGTAACCAAAACAACTAAAGGCACGTTCAACTATCTAGTTTTGCATATGTTtgctcatttttttttcacGAGTATCAACGGGCGCCGCCATGTTGGTCCTTCTGCGCATGCTCAATTCGTGATCACGCAAACCACGTAATTCTCAGTTATAAGCATGAAAATGTTACGTCTATTAAAGCAATAATATAGTGTGTTCTTATTTGACATTTGAAAAGAGTCCATTATCTGAAGCAAAAAACCTACACATGTCTTTCTTAAGGGCTGGATGGTTAAAGGCACAGGAGTAGGAATTAGATTTTGTGTACAGATGTATTAGATTTCCATCCATTCCCCAAACAGATATTGTTCCTCTTCAATATCAAACTGTCTCCTATACCCTTAGTCAATGGTATTTGGTCAGGAAAAGCTATTAgatggttattattattgttgcgtCCCAAGTGAGCTTGCTGGGGTGTTTCGACAAATTTTCAATCTGTCTCTGTCCAGTGCTGGGATTCCCTCTTGTTTAAAAAATGCATAATCGTTCGTATTCCAAAAATATCCAGCCTCACCTGCCTAAATGATTATCACCCATTTGCTATGACCTCCCTTGCACTGATGAGCTTTGAGAAGCTGGTTAAAGATTATACCTGTTCCACCCTCTCTACAACCATTGATTCACTTCAGTTTGCATATCACATGAATCGTTCCACCGATGATGCCATGTCCTACATCCTTCAGAACATCCTCACTATGGGAATCACAGGGGTAACTGCTCTGCTCTGGACCACAAAGCTGCCGAGGACAATTTCATTTAGTTGAATACATCTGGAAGGCTGGTCTGCCCACACTGCAGGACATTCACCTCAGACGATACAGGAGCAGAACAGCCAACATCAGCAGGGACATGACCCACTCAAATAACCACCTCTTCACCTGCTGGGTGGGCTGAGGTCCTGAAAGTGCTTCTGCTGTCTCTCAGTGAGAACTGAATAACTCAGAAGGAGATTCTGCCCTCAGGCCATCAGAGTACTTAACACTAATTGACTGTAATAATTAAACTTCGTTATTCATGCACCAAACTCTTTATTGGGACTatgttgcacattttattttattgatgcTGTATTGCATCataacacacccatgtaaagcaccttgtggtgttgtgaaaggtgctacgTAAAAATAGGTTGAATGGAATATCTGGTCTTCTTTCTCTAATTACCAGAATAACTTTACTGTTCCTTATTTATTACATGTTTACTTTGTCTTACTGTTTTCTGTATTCTTGTGGCGGAGCTGACCACCCCACATCACACTGCAGGTTACAGTTGGACTGTTAAATAAAATCCTTGAATCCTTGAGTGGGAGAGTAGGCAGTGGAACGAATCGAGGCAAAGACATGATGTGGAGGGAGATAATGCTCTTTAATGCAGTCTTTTAAAAGAACTGAGGTTTCATACCTCTACCTCTCTGTTCACTGTTATGGCGGGGTTTGATGGAGGAAGAGACAATCCACATAGCAGCTCTGACAAGACAGGGTTTTATTAACAAAACGGAACATCAAGGGAGAAACGGAAAACACAGGGACCACAAGAGGTCAAACCTAAACtaaggcagggagcaacacCACCAAAGGTCGGTAGGAAGCACAGGAAACTACTAACTAACACGAGGTAACTATAACTAAGAAGCACATAGTAAAACAGGCATAATGAACCACTATTGAacaaaccaaaaacagggacttaaatacactacTAACGAGACAAGACAAaggacaggtgagaaccataactaatcaaccaatcaggtaGGACTCAGGGAAACAAGGAATAGGTGGGGTATATTACAATTAACAGGCAGGGTctaagaaacattaacaaacactgCAGGCTATCTACACAAGGAAAGACTAGGAACACATGCAAAACAGAACATTAAACAAGGCAAGTGCAGGGCAACCATTAACAGGAACACAAAGCAAAGACATAAATTAACAATACCAGGTGCTAggggataaaataaaaccaaaatattaaacaaaggTGAAGACGGCCTCAAGGCAACCCTGAACTCATGACAGAGGGACATCTGTCTCCGAGTCATACACTGAACTACAGTACATGGCAGCCCAGGGGGGACACACTagggcaggggtgcccaactccagtcctggagggccggagccctgtgtagcttagttctttccctgttccaccataaatgattcagctcaagagctgtgtggtaattagcacatggagttgaatcaggtgtgttaaatgaggggaaacccaaaaatgtgcagggctctggccctccaggactggagttgggcacccctgcacTAGGGCAACACCAAATGCGATCGCCAGTGGGaactgctggccaaacagagaAGACACAGGAAATAGGGCCAGATAGCCATAGATCCTGACACTCACGCCTATAAATGccatacttcacttttccacATGTGCTTTTGGTTGGTCACAGGGTGAGATGGCATAAATTTCATCATCGGGGGTTTGTGCAGGTTGGCTGTGGATGGTGCCTGTGTAGCCCAGATTTTTTAATCCATTGGAGACCATGCGTGTCCATGCACGTCAACTGCGCATGTGCAAGATAATTGACTAGGTATTTCCAGTAGGTAGCAGCTCTCActttcacagagcagaggtcAACCAAGAAAGAGTAAAGAAAGAATAACTGTTGTTGCAGCAGTTATGGTGAGCAGCTATATGAGGAGGGTCAGGGTTGCACACAgaatctaatttttcatactgtccagacattatgCCATGGTTTACAGTATTTTCAGAAGCAACACTATAGtggcattttgaaatcttggcaataaaatttacatCTGCAGCCAAACATAATATGAAAGAAAGATTCCGCACACAAGACTGTCCGTGGCCTGAAATTACACacagaaaagtgaagtatgaactagCCTTGACACAGCTCATGGTTGGGTACTTGTCATGTCCCCAAACTGAGCACAATCCCTCCCATGTCCCCCCAGGCAGGAACAGCTTCATGTTTGTTCTGATCTGAGCCGTCATTCAGAGCACACAGTCCCGAAGGCCGGTCAGGAGACGTCTCTCTCACTATCCACAAACATGTAATTACTTCAGTTTACTTTAGttagaaaatgcatttttgagttacaacacaaatacaaacaaacaacaaacacatttatttttgtatagcgcattatcacaacattacatcgtctcaaagtgctttacagcatccccacccaaagcccccagtgagtaagccataggtgacagtggcaaggaaaaactcctgagaaggaagaaaccttgggagggaccagactcaaaggggaagcccatcctccaggggccggcagggagagtcaaatacagtaaaatttgagacacaaagggggagcaggggggagatgacaagataaaaaatacatattagtGGATagtgaaatacagtggtacctcagttctcgaacccattagaactcgaatttcttaaaagtggaaccaaccagttaaatttttttttacctagaactcgatctgaatctcagaagtcaaaccgtgaacaccgacctaagataacttgtacgcacagggaaatgagtcacgtggcacatctctcagtggaaacaaaaggtaaagcttcagtctcagcctcgcattcactgtgatagcaacagtgaatattattatataataaaatacattttaaaataaagatttcttattcattattttaatattaataataaaccattaaacaattaattataatatcgtcgtgccgagcggggacggaatggagacaaaggcgtagacgtcagggtatcggggaatacagggtttaattacaggtaaggcaggcaaaacgcagacggacaatac
This window of the Paramormyrops kingsleyae isolate MSU_618 chromosome 1, PKINGS_0.4, whole genome shotgun sequence genome carries:
- the bik gene encoding bcl-2-interacting killer, with the translated sequence MVAQGKEPNKMRRLQAGSSEADNGFHADVDVRAARHIGQQLAAIGDQLNRQLSDAHLAAWLPGDIGNLLARGAPYWVFPGVWRELNTVTTVIQGWLTELLCRQMTQTVERWRIWVSVHPSGGLVALILLVTAAAWSYF
- the mcat gene encoding malonyl-CoA-acyl carrier protein transacylase, mitochondrial isoform X2, with product MAIENCVAAAGFSVGEFAALVFAGAMDFEEALYVVKVRAEAMQEASDRTRSGMLSVVGLPKASYSAACLQAREHCRALGVKDPICTVASYLFPDGRVIAGHQEALDFLRENARALHFLRARPLPVSGAFHSPLMEPAVEALREVLRHVTVRRPQVAVHANVDGKRYAHEALVRRLLAKQLVSPVCWEQTLQELYARERGKGFPHTYEVGPGRQLGATLQRCNLKAFRSYTHVDVVTPQD
- the mcat gene encoding malonyl-CoA-acyl carrier protein transacylase, mitochondrial isoform X1 produces the protein MLKRPIVHMSFKVFCQNTRIFPRVDIASLLLRRTLLSTARCFSQNASPPSSSLTLEWMQDESDHLKQPARKKPNECSVLLFPGQGSQFVGMGQGLLKYRNVREMFDVAQKILGYDLLSLCLNGPEEELNKTVHCQPAVFVTSLAAVERLICEKPEAIENCVAAAGFSVGEFAALVFAGAMDFEEALYVVKVRAEAMQEASDRTRSGMLSVVGLPKASYSAACLQAREHCRALGVKDPICTVASYLFPDGRVIAGHQEALDFLRENARALHFLRARPLPVSGAFHSPLMEPAVEALREVLRHVTVRRPQVAVHANVDGKRYAHEALVRRLLAKQLVSPVCWEQTLQELYARERGKGFPHTYEVGPGRQLGATLQRCNLKAFRSYTHVDVVTPQD